Proteins from one Oncorhynchus masou masou isolate Uvic2021 chromosome 12, UVic_Omas_1.1, whole genome shotgun sequence genomic window:
- the LOC135549967 gene encoding bromodomain-containing protein 2-like isoform X6, whose protein sequence is METAINPPHDSSLGGVDVGLQGVMTMEQGPPGPGKRIRKPSLLFEGFEGPPLLPHGQAPPSGSPRPLVYDTNRQGRATNQLQFLQRAMMKSLWRHHFAWPFHEPVDASKLSLPDYHKIIKQPMDMGTIKRRLENNYYRSASECMQDFNTMFTNCYIYNKPTDDIVLMAQSLEKAFLQKVAQMPQEEIELPPPPPRGKPGKPGKGRRAAVLGGVTTAHQVPAVSQSAYSPPTPDTPESLLSTPPQTLQAKSLPPTLHSTPAMLGLPPTQPTAKKKGVKRKADTTTPTTMAMPIPITMGVGGIGMGMVGGPDSPLTLTSLGVGQGLGMGMGIGMGRGRGMAGAKAAAGRRGVSGRPIKPPKKDLPDSVQLQPVRRGKLGQQLRYCNGILKELLSKKHAAYAWPFYKPVDASMLGLHDYHDIIKQPMDLSTIKRKMDSREYRDAQQFAGDVRIMYSNCYKYNPPDHDVVTMARKLQDVFEFCFAKMPDEPAAPPASMGGRSSSSSSSSSSSSESDPSSESESDSSPSSDSEEERAHRLAELQEQLKAVHEQLAALSQGPIVKPKRKKEKKDKKKKKKPEKHRGSRVPVEEDMPIRPPKTPKVTKTSKMQKTPKTKSSKGGSTQGKRSTGKKSNKSKSSKKSQAVMLSMHQMSAAAMLPHYDSEEEDEVSPMSYDEKRQLSLDINKLPGEKLGRVVHIIQAREPSLRDTDPEEIEIDFETLKPSTLRELERYVMTCLRKKPRKPYGKKGGAGKSREELALEKQLELEQRLLDVSGQLNSGKKPQKTKAEKPSAVEPHAVASRLSASSSSSDSSSSSSSSSSDTSDSD, encoded by the exons ATGGAGACGGCCATAAACCCGCCCCATGACAG CTCCCTGGGCGGGGTCGACGTAGGCCTGCAGGGCGTCATGACGATGGAGCAGGGCCCTCCGGGCCCCGGCAAGCGCATCCGGAAACCGTCACTACTGTTTGAGGGATTCGAGGGCCCCCCTTTGCTCCCCCATGGGCAAGCGCCCCCCTCTGGGTCACCAAGGCCCCTAGTGTACGACACCAACCGGCAGGGCCGCGCCACCAACCAGCTGCAGTTCCTCCAGAGAGCCATGATGAAGTCCCTGTGGAGGCACCACTTCGCATGGCCCTTCCATGAGCCTGTAGACGCCTCCAAGCTCAGCCTGCCT GACTATCACAAGATCATCAAACAGCCCATGGACATGGGGACCATCAAGAGGCGCCTGGAGAACAACTACTACCGCAGCGCCAGCGAGTGCATGCAGGACTTCAACACCATGTTCACCAACTGCTACATCTACAACAAG CCAACAGATGACATTGTTCTGATGGCCCAGTCCCTGGAGAAGGCTTTCCTTCAGAAGGTTGCCCAGATGCCCCAGGAGGAGATAGAactgccccctcctcccccacggGGCAAACCGGGCAAGCCAGGCAAAGGACGCAGAGCCGCAG TACTAGGAGGAGTGACCACTGCTCACCAGGTCCCGGCAGTGTCCCAGTCCGCGTACTCTCCCCCCACGCCGGACACCCCGGAGTCGCTGCTCTCCACCCCCCCACAGACACTCCAGGCCAAGAGTTTACCTCCTACCCTCCACAGTACTCCTGCTATGCTAGGCTTACCCCCCACACAGCCCACAGCCAAG AAAAAGGGAGTGAAGCGGAAAGCagacaccaccacccccaccaccatggCCATGCCCATACCCATCACCATGGGCGTTGGCGGGATTGGCATGGGCATGGTCGGTGGACCTGACTCCCCGTTGACACTCACCTCGCTGGGGGTAGGCCAAGGCCTCGGGATGGGTATGGGTATTGGTATGGGCCGCGGCAGAGGCATGGCGGGCGCCAAAGCAGCTGCAGGGAGGCGGGGAGTCAGCGGGCGCCCTATTAAGCCCCCGAAGAAAGACCTGCCAGACTCGGTGCAGCTCCAGCCGGTGCGACGAGGAAAACTGGGCCAGCAGCTCCGGTACTGCAACGGGATTCTCAAAGAGCTGCTGTCCAAGAAACACGCGGCGTACGCCTGGCCTTTTTACAAACCAGTGGACGCCTCCATGCTGGGCCTACACGACTACCACGACATCATCAAGCAGCCCATGGACCTCAGCACCATCAAG AGGAAAATGGACAGTCGAGAGTACCGGGACGCCCAGCAGTTTGCCGGTGACGTCAGGATAATGTATTCTAACTGCTATAAGTACAACCCTCCAGACCATGACGTGGTAACCATGGCACGCAAACTACAG gaCGTCTTTGAGTTCTGCTTTGCCAAGATGCCCGACGAGCCTGCGGCCCCTCCCGCTTCCATGGGTGGACGCTCctcatcttcttcctcttcctcctcgtcctcGTCTGAGAGCGACCCcagcagcgagagcgagagcgacagcAGCCCCAGCTCGGACAGCGAGGAGGAGCGTGCACACCGCCTGGCCGAGCTGCAGGAACAG CTGAAAGCAGTTCATGAGCAACTGGCCGCACTCTCCCAGGGCCCCATCGTCAAGCctaagaggaagaaagagaagaaggacaagaagaagaagaagaagcccgAGAAGCATCGGGGAAGCCGGGTGCCAGTCGAAGAGGATATGCCCATCCGGCCGCCCAAAACGCCCAAGGTCACCAAGACGTCGAAGATGCAGAAGACACCTAAGACCAAGAGCAGCAAAGGGGGCTCCACACAGGGCAAGAGGAGCACTGGCAAGAAGAGCAACAAGAGCAA GTCCTCCAAGAAGTCGCAGGCGGTGATGCTCAGCATGCACCAGATGAGCGCTGCCGCCATGCTCCCCCACTACGActcagaggaggaggacgaggtgtCGCCCATGAGCTACGACGAGAAGCGCCAGCTCAGCCTGGACATCAACAAGCTGCCCGGGGAGAAGCTGGGCCGCGTGGTTCATATCATCCAGGCGCGCGAGCCATCGCTGCGCGACACTGACCCAGAGGAGATTGAGATAGACTTTGAGACGCTCAAGCCGTCCACGCTGCGTGAGCTAGAACGCTACGTTATGACCTGCCTTCGCAAGAAGCCTCGCAAACCCTATG GGAAGAAAGGTGGAGCAGGGAAGTCCCGGGAGGAGCTGGCTCTGGAGAAGCAGTTGGAACTGGAGCAGAGGTTGCTGGATGTCAGCGGGCAGCTCAACTCTGGCAAGAAGCCTCAGAAAACCAAAG CAGAGAAGCCCAGTGCAGTGGAGCCCCATGCCGTGGCGTCTCGCCTCAGCGCCAGCAGCTCCAGCTCAgactcttcttcctcttcctcatcgtCGTCCTCTGACACCAGTGACTCGGACTGA
- the LOC135549967 gene encoding bromodomain-containing protein 2-like isoform X3 — protein METAINPPHDSSLGGVDVGLQGVMTMEQGPPGPGKRIRKPSLLFEGFEGPPLLPHGQAPPSGSPRPLVYDTNRQGRATNQLQFLQRAMMKSLWRHHFAWPFHEPVDASKLSLPDYHKIIKQPMDMGTIKRRLENNYYRSASECMQDFNTMFTNCYIYNKPTDDIVLMAQSLEKAFLQKVAQMPQEEIELPPPPPRGKPGKPGKGRRAAVLGGVTTAHQVPAVSQSAYSPPTPDTPESLLSTPPQTLQAKSLPPTLHSTPAMLGLPPTQPTAKKKGVKRKADTTTPTTMAMPIPITMGVGGIGMGMVGGPDSPLTLTSLGVGQGLGMGMGIGMGRGRGMAGAKAAAGRRGVSGRPIKPPKKDLPDSVQLQPVRRGKLGQQLRYCNGILKELLSKKHAAYAWPFYKPVDASMLGLHDYHDIIKQPMDLSTIKRKMDSREYRDAQQFAGDVRIMYSNCYKYNPPDHDVVTMARKLQDVFEFCFAKMPDEPAAPPASMGGRSSSSSSSSSSSSESDPSSESESDSSPSSDSEEERAHRLAELQEQVCTQLKAVHEQLAALSQGPIVKPKRKKEKKDKKKKKKPEKHRGSRVPVEEDMPIRPPKTPKVTKTSKMQKTPKTKSSKGGSTQGKRSTGKKSNKSKSSKKSQAVMLSMHQMSAAAMLPHYDSEEEDEVSPMSYDEKRQLSLDINKLPGEKLGRVVHIIQAREPSLRDTDPEEIEIDFETLKPSTLRELERYVMTCLRKKPRKPYVGKKGGAGKSREELALEKQLELEQRLLDVSGQLNSGKKPQKTKEKPSAVEPHAVASRLSASSSSSDSSSSSSSSSSDTSDSD, from the exons ATGGAGACGGCCATAAACCCGCCCCATGACAG CTCCCTGGGCGGGGTCGACGTAGGCCTGCAGGGCGTCATGACGATGGAGCAGGGCCCTCCGGGCCCCGGCAAGCGCATCCGGAAACCGTCACTACTGTTTGAGGGATTCGAGGGCCCCCCTTTGCTCCCCCATGGGCAAGCGCCCCCCTCTGGGTCACCAAGGCCCCTAGTGTACGACACCAACCGGCAGGGCCGCGCCACCAACCAGCTGCAGTTCCTCCAGAGAGCCATGATGAAGTCCCTGTGGAGGCACCACTTCGCATGGCCCTTCCATGAGCCTGTAGACGCCTCCAAGCTCAGCCTGCCT GACTATCACAAGATCATCAAACAGCCCATGGACATGGGGACCATCAAGAGGCGCCTGGAGAACAACTACTACCGCAGCGCCAGCGAGTGCATGCAGGACTTCAACACCATGTTCACCAACTGCTACATCTACAACAAG CCAACAGATGACATTGTTCTGATGGCCCAGTCCCTGGAGAAGGCTTTCCTTCAGAAGGTTGCCCAGATGCCCCAGGAGGAGATAGAactgccccctcctcccccacggGGCAAACCGGGCAAGCCAGGCAAAGGACGCAGAGCCGCAG TACTAGGAGGAGTGACCACTGCTCACCAGGTCCCGGCAGTGTCCCAGTCCGCGTACTCTCCCCCCACGCCGGACACCCCGGAGTCGCTGCTCTCCACCCCCCCACAGACACTCCAGGCCAAGAGTTTACCTCCTACCCTCCACAGTACTCCTGCTATGCTAGGCTTACCCCCCACACAGCCCACAGCCAAG AAAAAGGGAGTGAAGCGGAAAGCagacaccaccacccccaccaccatggCCATGCCCATACCCATCACCATGGGCGTTGGCGGGATTGGCATGGGCATGGTCGGTGGACCTGACTCCCCGTTGACACTCACCTCGCTGGGGGTAGGCCAAGGCCTCGGGATGGGTATGGGTATTGGTATGGGCCGCGGCAGAGGCATGGCGGGCGCCAAAGCAGCTGCAGGGAGGCGGGGAGTCAGCGGGCGCCCTATTAAGCCCCCGAAGAAAGACCTGCCAGACTCGGTGCAGCTCCAGCCGGTGCGACGAGGAAAACTGGGCCAGCAGCTCCGGTACTGCAACGGGATTCTCAAAGAGCTGCTGTCCAAGAAACACGCGGCGTACGCCTGGCCTTTTTACAAACCAGTGGACGCCTCCATGCTGGGCCTACACGACTACCACGACATCATCAAGCAGCCCATGGACCTCAGCACCATCAAG AGGAAAATGGACAGTCGAGAGTACCGGGACGCCCAGCAGTTTGCCGGTGACGTCAGGATAATGTATTCTAACTGCTATAAGTACAACCCTCCAGACCATGACGTGGTAACCATGGCACGCAAACTACAG gaCGTCTTTGAGTTCTGCTTTGCCAAGATGCCCGACGAGCCTGCGGCCCCTCCCGCTTCCATGGGTGGACGCTCctcatcttcttcctcttcctcctcgtcctcGTCTGAGAGCGACCCcagcagcgagagcgagagcgacagcAGCCCCAGCTCGGACAGCGAGGAGGAGCGTGCACACCGCCTGGCCGAGCTGCAGGAACAGGTGTGTACACAG CTGAAAGCAGTTCATGAGCAACTGGCCGCACTCTCCCAGGGCCCCATCGTCAAGCctaagaggaagaaagagaagaaggacaagaagaagaagaagaagcccgAGAAGCATCGGGGAAGCCGGGTGCCAGTCGAAGAGGATATGCCCATCCGGCCGCCCAAAACGCCCAAGGTCACCAAGACGTCGAAGATGCAGAAGACACCTAAGACCAAGAGCAGCAAAGGGGGCTCCACACAGGGCAAGAGGAGCACTGGCAAGAAGAGCAACAAGAGCAA GTCCTCCAAGAAGTCGCAGGCGGTGATGCTCAGCATGCACCAGATGAGCGCTGCCGCCATGCTCCCCCACTACGActcagaggaggaggacgaggtgtCGCCCATGAGCTACGACGAGAAGCGCCAGCTCAGCCTGGACATCAACAAGCTGCCCGGGGAGAAGCTGGGCCGCGTGGTTCATATCATCCAGGCGCGCGAGCCATCGCTGCGCGACACTGACCCAGAGGAGATTGAGATAGACTTTGAGACGCTCAAGCCGTCCACGCTGCGTGAGCTAGAACGCTACGTTATGACCTGCCTTCGCAAGAAGCCTCGCAAACCCTATG TAGGGAAGAAAGGTGGAGCAGGGAAGTCCCGGGAGGAGCTGGCTCTGGAGAAGCAGTTGGAACTGGAGCAGAGGTTGCTGGATGTCAGCGGGCAGCTCAACTCTGGCAAGAAGCCTCAGAAAACCAAAG AGAAGCCCAGTGCAGTGGAGCCCCATGCCGTGGCGTCTCGCCTCAGCGCCAGCAGCTCCAGCTCAgactcttcttcctcttcctcatcgtCGTCCTCTGACACCAGTGACTCGGACTGA
- the LOC135549967 gene encoding bromodomain-containing protein 2-like isoform X5, producing METAINPPHDSSLGGVDVGLQGVMTMEQGPPGPGKRIRKPSLLFEGFEGPPLLPHGQAPPSGSPRPLVYDTNRQGRATNQLQFLQRAMMKSLWRHHFAWPFHEPVDASKLSLPDYHKIIKQPMDMGTIKRRLENNYYRSASECMQDFNTMFTNCYIYNKPTDDIVLMAQSLEKAFLQKVAQMPQEEIELPPPPPRGKPGKPGKGRRAAVLGGVTTAHQVPAVSQSAYSPPTPDTPESLLSTPPQTLQAKSLPPTLHSTPAMLGLPPTQPTAKKKGVKRKADTTTPTTMAMPIPITMGVGGIGMGMVGGPDSPLTLTSLGVGQGLGMGMGIGMGRGRGMAGAKAAAGRRGVSGRPIKPPKKDLPDSVQLQPVRRGKLGQQLRYCNGILKELLSKKHAAYAWPFYKPVDASMLGLHDYHDIIKQPMDLSTIKRKMDSREYRDAQQFAGDVRIMYSNCYKYNPPDHDVVTMARKLQDVFEFCFAKMPDEPAAPPASMGGRSSSSSSSSSSSSESDPSSESESDSSPSSDSEEERAHRLAELQEQLKAVHEQLAALSQGPIVKPKRKKEKKDKKKKKKPEKHRGSRVPVEEDMPIRPPKTPKVTKTSKMQKTPKTKSSKGGSTQGKRSTGKKSNKSKSSKKSQAVMLSMHQMSAAAMLPHYDSEEEDEVSPMSYDEKRQLSLDINKLPGEKLGRVVHIIQAREPSLRDTDPEEIEIDFETLKPSTLRELERYVMTCLRKKPRKPYGKKGGAGKSREELALEKQLELEQRLLDVSGQLNSGKKPQKTKEKPSAVEPHAVASRLSASSSSSDSSSSSSSSSSDTSDSD from the exons ATGGAGACGGCCATAAACCCGCCCCATGACAG CTCCCTGGGCGGGGTCGACGTAGGCCTGCAGGGCGTCATGACGATGGAGCAGGGCCCTCCGGGCCCCGGCAAGCGCATCCGGAAACCGTCACTACTGTTTGAGGGATTCGAGGGCCCCCCTTTGCTCCCCCATGGGCAAGCGCCCCCCTCTGGGTCACCAAGGCCCCTAGTGTACGACACCAACCGGCAGGGCCGCGCCACCAACCAGCTGCAGTTCCTCCAGAGAGCCATGATGAAGTCCCTGTGGAGGCACCACTTCGCATGGCCCTTCCATGAGCCTGTAGACGCCTCCAAGCTCAGCCTGCCT GACTATCACAAGATCATCAAACAGCCCATGGACATGGGGACCATCAAGAGGCGCCTGGAGAACAACTACTACCGCAGCGCCAGCGAGTGCATGCAGGACTTCAACACCATGTTCACCAACTGCTACATCTACAACAAG CCAACAGATGACATTGTTCTGATGGCCCAGTCCCTGGAGAAGGCTTTCCTTCAGAAGGTTGCCCAGATGCCCCAGGAGGAGATAGAactgccccctcctcccccacggGGCAAACCGGGCAAGCCAGGCAAAGGACGCAGAGCCGCAG TACTAGGAGGAGTGACCACTGCTCACCAGGTCCCGGCAGTGTCCCAGTCCGCGTACTCTCCCCCCACGCCGGACACCCCGGAGTCGCTGCTCTCCACCCCCCCACAGACACTCCAGGCCAAGAGTTTACCTCCTACCCTCCACAGTACTCCTGCTATGCTAGGCTTACCCCCCACACAGCCCACAGCCAAG AAAAAGGGAGTGAAGCGGAAAGCagacaccaccacccccaccaccatggCCATGCCCATACCCATCACCATGGGCGTTGGCGGGATTGGCATGGGCATGGTCGGTGGACCTGACTCCCCGTTGACACTCACCTCGCTGGGGGTAGGCCAAGGCCTCGGGATGGGTATGGGTATTGGTATGGGCCGCGGCAGAGGCATGGCGGGCGCCAAAGCAGCTGCAGGGAGGCGGGGAGTCAGCGGGCGCCCTATTAAGCCCCCGAAGAAAGACCTGCCAGACTCGGTGCAGCTCCAGCCGGTGCGACGAGGAAAACTGGGCCAGCAGCTCCGGTACTGCAACGGGATTCTCAAAGAGCTGCTGTCCAAGAAACACGCGGCGTACGCCTGGCCTTTTTACAAACCAGTGGACGCCTCCATGCTGGGCCTACACGACTACCACGACATCATCAAGCAGCCCATGGACCTCAGCACCATCAAG AGGAAAATGGACAGTCGAGAGTACCGGGACGCCCAGCAGTTTGCCGGTGACGTCAGGATAATGTATTCTAACTGCTATAAGTACAACCCTCCAGACCATGACGTGGTAACCATGGCACGCAAACTACAG gaCGTCTTTGAGTTCTGCTTTGCCAAGATGCCCGACGAGCCTGCGGCCCCTCCCGCTTCCATGGGTGGACGCTCctcatcttcttcctcttcctcctcgtcctcGTCTGAGAGCGACCCcagcagcgagagcgagagcgacagcAGCCCCAGCTCGGACAGCGAGGAGGAGCGTGCACACCGCCTGGCCGAGCTGCAGGAACAG CTGAAAGCAGTTCATGAGCAACTGGCCGCACTCTCCCAGGGCCCCATCGTCAAGCctaagaggaagaaagagaagaaggacaagaagaagaagaagaagcccgAGAAGCATCGGGGAAGCCGGGTGCCAGTCGAAGAGGATATGCCCATCCGGCCGCCCAAAACGCCCAAGGTCACCAAGACGTCGAAGATGCAGAAGACACCTAAGACCAAGAGCAGCAAAGGGGGCTCCACACAGGGCAAGAGGAGCACTGGCAAGAAGAGCAACAAGAGCAA GTCCTCCAAGAAGTCGCAGGCGGTGATGCTCAGCATGCACCAGATGAGCGCTGCCGCCATGCTCCCCCACTACGActcagaggaggaggacgaggtgtCGCCCATGAGCTACGACGAGAAGCGCCAGCTCAGCCTGGACATCAACAAGCTGCCCGGGGAGAAGCTGGGCCGCGTGGTTCATATCATCCAGGCGCGCGAGCCATCGCTGCGCGACACTGACCCAGAGGAGATTGAGATAGACTTTGAGACGCTCAAGCCGTCCACGCTGCGTGAGCTAGAACGCTACGTTATGACCTGCCTTCGCAAGAAGCCTCGCAAACCCTATG GGAAGAAAGGTGGAGCAGGGAAGTCCCGGGAGGAGCTGGCTCTGGAGAAGCAGTTGGAACTGGAGCAGAGGTTGCTGGATGTCAGCGGGCAGCTCAACTCTGGCAAGAAGCCTCAGAAAACCAAAG AGAAGCCCAGTGCAGTGGAGCCCCATGCCGTGGCGTCTCGCCTCAGCGCCAGCAGCTCCAGCTCAgactcttcttcctcttcctcatcgtCGTCCTCTGACACCAGTGACTCGGACTGA
- the LOC135549967 gene encoding bromodomain-containing protein 2-like isoform X2, with protein sequence METAINPPHDSSLGGVDVGLQGVMTMEQGPPGPGKRIRKPSLLFEGFEGPPLLPHGQAPPSGSPRPLVYDTNRQGRATNQLQFLQRAMMKSLWRHHFAWPFHEPVDASKLSLPDYHKIIKQPMDMGTIKRRLENNYYRSASECMQDFNTMFTNCYIYNKPTDDIVLMAQSLEKAFLQKVAQMPQEEIELPPPPPRGKPGKPGKGRRAAVLGGVTTAHQVPAVSQSAYSPPTPDTPESLLSTPPQTLQAKSLPPTLHSTPAMLGLPPTQPTAKKKGVKRKADTTTPTTMAMPIPITMGVGGIGMGMVGGPDSPLTLTSLGVGQGLGMGMGIGMGRGRGMAGAKAAAGRRGVSGRPIKPPKKDLPDSVQLQPVRRGKLGQQLRYCNGILKELLSKKHAAYAWPFYKPVDASMLGLHDYHDIIKQPMDLSTIKRKMDSREYRDAQQFAGDVRIMYSNCYKYNPPDHDVVTMARKLQDVFEFCFAKMPDEPAAPPASMGGRSSSSSSSSSSSSESDPSSESESDSSPSSDSEEERAHRLAELQEQVCTQLKAVHEQLAALSQGPIVKPKRKKEKKDKKKKKKPEKHRGSRVPVEEDMPIRPPKTPKVTKTSKMQKTPKTKSSKGGSTQGKRSTGKKSNKSKSSKKSQAVMLSMHQMSAAAMLPHYDSEEEDEVSPMSYDEKRQLSLDINKLPGEKLGRVVHIIQAREPSLRDTDPEEIEIDFETLKPSTLRELERYVMTCLRKKPRKPYGKKGGAGKSREELALEKQLELEQRLLDVSGQLNSGKKPQKTKAEKPSAVEPHAVASRLSASSSSSDSSSSSSSSSSDTSDSD encoded by the exons ATGGAGACGGCCATAAACCCGCCCCATGACAG CTCCCTGGGCGGGGTCGACGTAGGCCTGCAGGGCGTCATGACGATGGAGCAGGGCCCTCCGGGCCCCGGCAAGCGCATCCGGAAACCGTCACTACTGTTTGAGGGATTCGAGGGCCCCCCTTTGCTCCCCCATGGGCAAGCGCCCCCCTCTGGGTCACCAAGGCCCCTAGTGTACGACACCAACCGGCAGGGCCGCGCCACCAACCAGCTGCAGTTCCTCCAGAGAGCCATGATGAAGTCCCTGTGGAGGCACCACTTCGCATGGCCCTTCCATGAGCCTGTAGACGCCTCCAAGCTCAGCCTGCCT GACTATCACAAGATCATCAAACAGCCCATGGACATGGGGACCATCAAGAGGCGCCTGGAGAACAACTACTACCGCAGCGCCAGCGAGTGCATGCAGGACTTCAACACCATGTTCACCAACTGCTACATCTACAACAAG CCAACAGATGACATTGTTCTGATGGCCCAGTCCCTGGAGAAGGCTTTCCTTCAGAAGGTTGCCCAGATGCCCCAGGAGGAGATAGAactgccccctcctcccccacggGGCAAACCGGGCAAGCCAGGCAAAGGACGCAGAGCCGCAG TACTAGGAGGAGTGACCACTGCTCACCAGGTCCCGGCAGTGTCCCAGTCCGCGTACTCTCCCCCCACGCCGGACACCCCGGAGTCGCTGCTCTCCACCCCCCCACAGACACTCCAGGCCAAGAGTTTACCTCCTACCCTCCACAGTACTCCTGCTATGCTAGGCTTACCCCCCACACAGCCCACAGCCAAG AAAAAGGGAGTGAAGCGGAAAGCagacaccaccacccccaccaccatggCCATGCCCATACCCATCACCATGGGCGTTGGCGGGATTGGCATGGGCATGGTCGGTGGACCTGACTCCCCGTTGACACTCACCTCGCTGGGGGTAGGCCAAGGCCTCGGGATGGGTATGGGTATTGGTATGGGCCGCGGCAGAGGCATGGCGGGCGCCAAAGCAGCTGCAGGGAGGCGGGGAGTCAGCGGGCGCCCTATTAAGCCCCCGAAGAAAGACCTGCCAGACTCGGTGCAGCTCCAGCCGGTGCGACGAGGAAAACTGGGCCAGCAGCTCCGGTACTGCAACGGGATTCTCAAAGAGCTGCTGTCCAAGAAACACGCGGCGTACGCCTGGCCTTTTTACAAACCAGTGGACGCCTCCATGCTGGGCCTACACGACTACCACGACATCATCAAGCAGCCCATGGACCTCAGCACCATCAAG AGGAAAATGGACAGTCGAGAGTACCGGGACGCCCAGCAGTTTGCCGGTGACGTCAGGATAATGTATTCTAACTGCTATAAGTACAACCCTCCAGACCATGACGTGGTAACCATGGCACGCAAACTACAG gaCGTCTTTGAGTTCTGCTTTGCCAAGATGCCCGACGAGCCTGCGGCCCCTCCCGCTTCCATGGGTGGACGCTCctcatcttcttcctcttcctcctcgtcctcGTCTGAGAGCGACCCcagcagcgagagcgagagcgacagcAGCCCCAGCTCGGACAGCGAGGAGGAGCGTGCACACCGCCTGGCCGAGCTGCAGGAACAGGTGTGTACACAG CTGAAAGCAGTTCATGAGCAACTGGCCGCACTCTCCCAGGGCCCCATCGTCAAGCctaagaggaagaaagagaagaaggacaagaagaagaagaagaagcccgAGAAGCATCGGGGAAGCCGGGTGCCAGTCGAAGAGGATATGCCCATCCGGCCGCCCAAAACGCCCAAGGTCACCAAGACGTCGAAGATGCAGAAGACACCTAAGACCAAGAGCAGCAAAGGGGGCTCCACACAGGGCAAGAGGAGCACTGGCAAGAAGAGCAACAAGAGCAA GTCCTCCAAGAAGTCGCAGGCGGTGATGCTCAGCATGCACCAGATGAGCGCTGCCGCCATGCTCCCCCACTACGActcagaggaggaggacgaggtgtCGCCCATGAGCTACGACGAGAAGCGCCAGCTCAGCCTGGACATCAACAAGCTGCCCGGGGAGAAGCTGGGCCGCGTGGTTCATATCATCCAGGCGCGCGAGCCATCGCTGCGCGACACTGACCCAGAGGAGATTGAGATAGACTTTGAGACGCTCAAGCCGTCCACGCTGCGTGAGCTAGAACGCTACGTTATGACCTGCCTTCGCAAGAAGCCTCGCAAACCCTATG GGAAGAAAGGTGGAGCAGGGAAGTCCCGGGAGGAGCTGGCTCTGGAGAAGCAGTTGGAACTGGAGCAGAGGTTGCTGGATGTCAGCGGGCAGCTCAACTCTGGCAAGAAGCCTCAGAAAACCAAAG CAGAGAAGCCCAGTGCAGTGGAGCCCCATGCCGTGGCGTCTCGCCTCAGCGCCAGCAGCTCCAGCTCAgactcttcttcctcttcctcatcgtCGTCCTCTGACACCAGTGACTCGGACTGA